From the Dama dama isolate Ldn47 chromosome 24, ASM3311817v1, whole genome shotgun sequence genome, one window contains:
- the USP19 gene encoding ubiquitin carboxyl-terminal hydrolase 19 isoform X5, which yields MSGGASATGPRRGPPGLEEATSKKKQKDRANQESKDGDPRRGSAFTPREEQTKEDLGLDWRQSADEVIVKLRVGTGPVRLEEVDAAFTDTDCVLRLPDGRQWGGVFYAEIESSCTKVQARKGGVLQLSLPKKVPLLTWPSLLKKPLGTQELVPGLRCQENGQEPSPIALEPGPEPRRAKQEARNQKRAQGRGEVGAGAGPGAQAGPSAKRAVHLRRGPEGEGARDGPGPRGDAPPFLAEPTTQAEAEEQLRVPPLTPQTCLLGSEENLALLTGKKAGAPRSDPVSPTMARSRDPEKDDRSKEEMAVAADAAALVDEPESMVNLAFVKNDSYEKGPDSVVVHVYVKEIRRDSSRVLFREQDFTLIFQTRDGNFLRLHPGCGPHTIFRWQVKLRNLIEPEQCTFCFTASRIDICLRKRQSQRWGGLEAPATRVGGAKVAVPTGPSPLDSAPPGGTPHPLMGQEEARAVEKEKPKARSEDTGLDGVAARTPMEHVAPKPEPHLASPKPTCMVPPMPHSPVSGDSVEEEEEEEKKVCLPGFTGLVNLGNTCFMNSVIQSLSNTRELRDFFHDRSFEAEINYNNPLGTGGRLAIGFAVLLRALWKGTHHAFQPSKLKAIVASKASQFTGYAQHDAQEFMAFLLDGLHEDLNRIQNKPYTETVDSDGRPDEVVAEEAWQRHKMRNDSFIVDLFQGQYKSKLVCPVCAKVSITFDPFLYLPVPLPQKQKVLPVFYFAREPHSKPIKFLVSVSKENSSASEVLDSLSQSVHVKPENLRLAEVIKNRFHRVFLPSHSLDTVSPSDTLLCFELLSPELAKERVVVLEVQQRPQVPSIPISKCAACQRKQQSEDEKLKRCTRCYRVGYCNQLCQKTHWPDHKGLCRPENIGYPFLVSVPASRLTYARLAQLLEGYARYSVSVFQPPFQPGRMALESQGPGCTTLLSTSSLEAGDSDRDPIQPPELQLVTPVAEGDTGASRAWASPDRGPVPSTSGISSEMVASGPIEVGALTVGERVSRPEAAVPGYQHPSEALSAHTPQFFIYRIDASNREQRLEDKGDVPLELGDDCSLALVWRNNERLQEFVLVASKELECAEDPGSAGEAARAGHFTLDQCLNLFTRPEVLAPEEAWYCPQCKQHREASKQLLLWRLPNVLIVQLKRFSFRSFIWRDKINDLVEFPVRNLDLGKFCIGQKEEQLPSYDLYAVINHYGGMIGGHYTACARLPNDRSSQRSDVGWRLFDDSTVTTVDESQVVTRYAYVLFYRRRNSPVERPPRAGHSEHHPELGPAAESAASQASRIWQELEAEEEPVPEGPAPLGPWGPQDWVGPPPRGPTTPDEGCLRYFVLGTVAALVALVLNVFYPLVSQSPWR from the exons ATGTCTGGTGGGGCCAGCGCCACAGGCCCAAGGAGAGGGCCCCCAGGACTGGAGGAGGCCACCAGTAAGAAAAAGCAGAAGGATCGAGCAAACCAGGAGAGCAAGGATGGCGATCCTAGGAGAG GGTCAGCATTCACTCCTCGGGAGGAGCAGACCAAAGAGG ACTTAGGGCTCGATTGGAGGCAGAGTGCTGATGAGGTGATTGTCAAGCTCCGTGTGGGAACAGGTCCCGTGCGGCTGGAGGAAGTTGACGCTGCTTTCACAGACACAGACTGTGTGCTGCGGCTCCCAG ATGGTCGGCAGTGGGGTGGTGTTTTCTACGCTGAAATAGAGAGTTCTTGCACCAAAGTGCAGGCTCGCAAAGGTGGCGTCCTGCAGCTGTCACTGCCCAAGAAGGTGCCTCTGCTTACATGGCCCTCTCTGCTG AAGAAACCTCTAGGGACCCAGGAGTTGGTGCCAGGGCTGCGGTGCCAGGAGAATGGGCAGGAGCCATCTCCCATTGCCCTGGAGCCAGGCCCTGAGCCCCGGCGGGCTAAGCAGGAGGCCCGCAACCAGAAGCGGGCCCAGGGCCGTGGTGAGGTAGGCGCTGGGGCTggtcctggggcccaggcagggcccAGCGCCAAGAGGGCCGTGCATCTCCGCAGAGGGCCGGAGGGGGAAGGGGCCAGAGATGGCCCTGGGCCTCGGGGTGATGCCCCCCCATTCCTGGCTGAGCCGACCACCCAG GCTGAGGCTGAGGAACAGCTCCGTGTACCACCACTGACCCCCCAGACCTGCCTCCTGGGCTCAGAGGAGAATCTAGCACTTTTGACAGGAAAGAAGGCAGGAGCCCCCAGGAGCGACCCAGTGTCCCCTACCATGGCCCGGAGCAGAGACCCTGAGAAGGACGATCGTTCCAAGGAGGAGATGGCAGTGGCCGCAGATGCTGCAGCCTTGGTGGATG AGCCCGAGTCCATGGTGAACCTGGCATTTGTCAAGAATGACTCGTATGAGAAGGGGCCGGACTCAGTGGTGGTGCACGTGTACGTGAAGGAAATCCGCAGGGACAGCTCTCGAGTGCTCTTCCGCGAGCAGGACTTCACGCTTATCTTTCAGACCAG GGATGGAAACTTCCTGAGACTGCACCCGGGCTGTGGGCCCCACACCATCTTCCGTTGGCAGGTGAAGCTCAG GAACCTGATCGAGCCCGAGCAGTGCACCTTTTGCTTCACGGCCTCTCGCATTGACATCTGCCTCCGCAAGCGGCAGAGCCAGCGCTGGGGGGGCCTGGAGGCCCCAGCTACACGAG TGGGTGGTGCAAAGGTTGCCGTGCCGACAGGTCCATCCCCCCTGGATTCAGCCCCACCGGGAGGTACACCCCATCCCTTGATGGGCCAGGAGGAAGCCCGGGCCGTGGAGAAGGAGAAACCCAAGGCTCGATCTGAGGACACAGGCCTTGATGGGGTGGCTGCCCGCACCCCCATGGAGCATGTAGCCCCAAAGCCAGAGCCACACCTGGCGTCG CCCAAGCCCACATGTATGGTGCCTCCAATGCCCCACAGCCCGGTGAGTGGAGACAGtgtggaggaagaggaagaggaagagaagaaggtgTGTCTGCCCGGCTTCACTGGCCTCGTCAACCTAGGCAACACCTGCTTCATGAACAGCGTCATTCAGTCTCTGTCCAACACGCGGGAGCTGCGGGACTTCTTCCATG ACCGCTCCTTCGAGGCCGAGATCAACTACAACAACCCCCTGGGGACTGGTGGACGTCTAGCCATTGGCTTTGCTGTGCTGCTCCGGGCGCTGTGGAAGGGCACCCACCATGCCTTCCAGCCCTCCAAGTTGAAG GCCATCGTGGCGAGCAAGGCCAGCCAGTTCACAGGCTATGCCCAGCATGATGCCCAGGAGTTCATGGCTTTCCTGCTAGATGGGCTGCACGAGGACTTGAACCGCATTCAGAATAAGCCCTACACGGAGACCGTGGACTCAGATGGGCGGCCTGATGAG GTGGTGGCTGAGGAAGCCTGGCAGCGGCACAAGATGAGGAATGACTCTTTCATCGTGGACCTGTTTCAGGGCCAGTACAAATCGAAGCTGGTGTGCCCCGTGTGTGCAAAG GTCTCCATCACTTTTGACCCGTTCCTGTACCTGCCGGTGCCCTTGCCCCAGAAGCAAAAGGTTCTCCCTGTCTTCTATTTCGCCCGGGAGCCCCACAGCAAGCCCATCAAG TTTCTGGTGAGCGTCAGCAAGGAGAACTCCAGTGCAAGCGAAGTGTTGGACTCCCTGTCTCAGAGTGTCCACGTGAAACCTGAGAACCTGCGTCTGGCTGAG GTGATTAAGAATCGCTTCCACCGTGTGTTTCTGCCCTCCCACTCACTGGACACCGTGTCCCCGTCCGACACACTCCTCTGCTTCGAGTTGCTGTCCCCAGAGTTAGCCAAGGAGCGGGTGGTGGTGCTAGAGGTACAGCAG CGCCCCCAGGTGCCCAGCATCCCCATCTCCAAGTGTGCAGCCTGCCAGCGGAAGCAGCAGTCAGAGGACGAGAAGCTGAAGCGCTGTACCCGGTGTTACCGCGTGGGCTACTGCAACCA GCTCTGTCAGAAAACCCACTGGCCTGATCACAAGGGCCTCTGCCGCCCTGAAAACATCGGCTACCCTTTCCTGGTCAGTGTCCCCGCCTCACGCCTCACTTATGCCCGTCTCGCTCAGCTGCTAGAGGGCTATGCCCG GTACTCTGTGAGTGTGTTCCAGCCGCCCTTCCAGCCCGGCCGCATGGCCTTGGAGTCCCAGGGCCCTGGCTGCACCACGCTACTCTCCACTAGctccctggaggctggggacagTGACAGGGACCCCATTCAGCCACCAGAGCTCCAGTTGGTGACCCCTGTGGCTGAGGGGGACACTGGGGCCTCCCGGGCATGGGCATCCCCTGATCGGGGCCCTGTGCCCAGCACCAGCGGCATTTCTTCTGAGATGGTGGCCAGTGGGCCCATTGAAGTTGGCGCCTTGACTGTTGGTGAGAGGGTGTCCCGGCCTGAAG CTGCCGTGCCCGGGTACCAACACCCAAGTGAAGCCCTGAGCGCCCACACTCCCCAGTTCTTCATCTACAGAATTGACGCATCCAACCGAGAGCAGCGGCTAGAGGACAAAG GAGACGTCCCACTGGAGCTGGGGGACGACTGCAGCCTGGCCCTGGTCTGGCGCAACAACGAGCGCCTGCAGGAGTTCGTGTTGGTGGCCTCCAAGGAACTGGAGTGCGCTGAGGACCCTGGGTCTGCGGGCGAAGCTGCCCGCGCCGGCCACTTCACGCTGGACCAGTGCCTCAACCTCTTCACACGGCCGGAGGTGTTGGCACCTGAGGAGGCTTG GTACTGCCCCCAGTGCAAACAGCACCGCGAGGCCTCCAAGCAGCTGCTGCTGTGGCGCCTGCCCAACGTGCTCATCGTGCAGCTCAAGCGCTTCTCCTTCCGCAGCTTCATCTGGCGTGACAAGATCAACGACCTGGTGGAGTTCCCCGTCCG GAACCTGGACCTGGGCAAGTTCTGTATCGGTCAGAAAGAGGAGCAGCTGCCCAGCTACGACCTGTACGCCGTCATCAACCACTACGGGGGCATGATCGGCGGCCACTACACCGCCTGTGCGCGCCTGCCCAATGACCGCAGCAGCCAGCGCAGCGACGTGG GCTGGCGCCTGTTCGACGACAGCACGGTGACAACGGTAGACGAGAGTCAGGTGGTGACGCGTTACGCCTATGTCCTCTTCTACCGCCGGCGGAACTCTCCCGTGGAGAGGCCCCCCCGGGCAGGGCACTCTGAGCACCACCCTGAGCTCGGCCCTGCAGCTGAGTCCGCTGCCAGCCAG GCTTCCCGGATTTGGCAGGAGCTGGAGGCCGAGGAGGAGCCGGTACCCGAGGGGCCTGCGCCTCTGGGTCCCTGGGGGCCCCAAGACTGGGTGGGCCCCCCGCCACGTGGCCCTACCACACCAGACGAGGGCTGTCTCCGATACTTTGTTCTGGGCACCGTGGCAGCTTTGGTGGCCCTTGTGCTCAACGTGTTCTATCCTCTGGTATCCCAGAGCCCCTGGAGATGA
- the USP19 gene encoding ubiquitin carboxyl-terminal hydrolase 19 isoform X1, with translation MSGGASATGPRRGPPGLEEATSKKKQKDRANQESKDGDPRRGSAFTPREEQTKEDLGLDWRQSADEVIVKLRVGTGPVRLEEVDAAFTDTDCVLRLPDGRQWGGVFYAEIESSCTKVQARKGGVLQLSLPKKVPLLTWPSLLKPLGTQELVPGLRCQENGQEPSPIALEPGPEPRRAKQEARNQKRAQGRGEVGAGAGPGAQAGPSAKRAVHLRRGPEGEGARDGPGPRGDAPPFLAEPTTQAEAEEQLRVPPLTPQTCLLGSEENLALLTGKKAGAPRSDPVSPTMARSRDPEKDDRSKEEMAVAADAAALVDGKEPESMVNLAFVKNDSYEKGPDSVVVHVYVKEIRRDSSRVLFREQDFTLIFQTRDGNFLRLHPGCGPHTIFRWQVKLRNLIEPEQCTFCFTASRIDICLRKRQSQRWGGLEAPATRGAVGGAKVAVPTGPSPLDSAPPGGTPHPLMGQEEARAVEKEKPKARSEDTGLDGVAARTPMEHVAPKPEPHLASPKPTCMVPPMPHSPVSGDSVEEEEEEEKKVCLPGFTGLVNLGNTCFMNSVIQSLSNTRELRDFFHDRSFEAEINYNNPLGTGGRLAIGFAVLLRALWKGTHHAFQPSKLKAIVASKASQFTGYAQHDAQEFMAFLLDGLHEDLNRIQNKPYTETVDSDGRPDEVVAEEAWQRHKMRNDSFIVDLFQGQYKSKLVCPVCAKVSITFDPFLYLPVPLPQKQKVLPVFYFAREPHSKPIKFLVSVSKENSSASEVLDSLSQSVHVKPENLRLAEVIKNRFHRVFLPSHSLDTVSPSDTLLCFELLSPELAKERVVVLEVQQRPQVPSIPISKCAACQRKQQSEDEKLKRCTRCYRVGYCNQLCQKTHWPDHKGLCRPENIGYPFLVSVPASRLTYARLAQLLEGYARYSVSVFQPPFQPGRMALESQGPGCTTLLSTSSLEAGDSDRDPIQPPELQLVTPVAEGDTGASRAWASPDRGPVPSTSGISSEMVASGPIEVGALTVGERVSRPEAAVPGYQHPSEALSAHTPQFFIYRIDASNREQRLEDKGDVPLELGDDCSLALVWRNNERLQEFVLVASKELECAEDPGSAGEAARAGHFTLDQCLNLFTRPEVLAPEEAWYCPQCKQHREASKQLLLWRLPNVLIVQLKRFSFRSFIWRDKINDLVEFPVRNLDLGKFCIGQKEEQLPSYDLYAVINHYGGMIGGHYTACARLPNDRSSQRSDVGWRLFDDSTVTTVDESQVVTRYAYVLFYRRRNSPVERPPRAGHSEHHPELGPAAESAASQASRIWQELEAEEEPVPEGPAPLGPWGPQDWVGPPPRGPTTPDEGCLRYFVLGTVAALVALVLNVFYPLVSQSPWR, from the exons ATGTCTGGTGGGGCCAGCGCCACAGGCCCAAGGAGAGGGCCCCCAGGACTGGAGGAGGCCACCAGTAAGAAAAAGCAGAAGGATCGAGCAAACCAGGAGAGCAAGGATGGCGATCCTAGGAGAG GGTCAGCATTCACTCCTCGGGAGGAGCAGACCAAAGAGG ACTTAGGGCTCGATTGGAGGCAGAGTGCTGATGAGGTGATTGTCAAGCTCCGTGTGGGAACAGGTCCCGTGCGGCTGGAGGAAGTTGACGCTGCTTTCACAGACACAGACTGTGTGCTGCGGCTCCCAG ATGGTCGGCAGTGGGGTGGTGTTTTCTACGCTGAAATAGAGAGTTCTTGCACCAAAGTGCAGGCTCGCAAAGGTGGCGTCCTGCAGCTGTCACTGCCCAAGAAGGTGCCTCTGCTTACATGGCCCTCTCTGCTG AAACCTCTAGGGACCCAGGAGTTGGTGCCAGGGCTGCGGTGCCAGGAGAATGGGCAGGAGCCATCTCCCATTGCCCTGGAGCCAGGCCCTGAGCCCCGGCGGGCTAAGCAGGAGGCCCGCAACCAGAAGCGGGCCCAGGGCCGTGGTGAGGTAGGCGCTGGGGCTggtcctggggcccaggcagggcccAGCGCCAAGAGGGCCGTGCATCTCCGCAGAGGGCCGGAGGGGGAAGGGGCCAGAGATGGCCCTGGGCCTCGGGGTGATGCCCCCCCATTCCTGGCTGAGCCGACCACCCAG GCTGAGGCTGAGGAACAGCTCCGTGTACCACCACTGACCCCCCAGACCTGCCTCCTGGGCTCAGAGGAGAATCTAGCACTTTTGACAGGAAAGAAGGCAGGAGCCCCCAGGAGCGACCCAGTGTCCCCTACCATGGCCCGGAGCAGAGACCCTGAGAAGGACGATCGTTCCAAGGAGGAGATGGCAGTGGCCGCAGATGCTGCAGCCTTGGTGGATGGTAAAG AGCCCGAGTCCATGGTGAACCTGGCATTTGTCAAGAATGACTCGTATGAGAAGGGGCCGGACTCAGTGGTGGTGCACGTGTACGTGAAGGAAATCCGCAGGGACAGCTCTCGAGTGCTCTTCCGCGAGCAGGACTTCACGCTTATCTTTCAGACCAG GGATGGAAACTTCCTGAGACTGCACCCGGGCTGTGGGCCCCACACCATCTTCCGTTGGCAGGTGAAGCTCAG GAACCTGATCGAGCCCGAGCAGTGCACCTTTTGCTTCACGGCCTCTCGCATTGACATCTGCCTCCGCAAGCGGCAGAGCCAGCGCTGGGGGGGCCTGGAGGCCCCAGCTACACGAG GTGCAGTGGGTGGTGCAAAGGTTGCCGTGCCGACAGGTCCATCCCCCCTGGATTCAGCCCCACCGGGAGGTACACCCCATCCCTTGATGGGCCAGGAGGAAGCCCGGGCCGTGGAGAAGGAGAAACCCAAGGCTCGATCTGAGGACACAGGCCTTGATGGGGTGGCTGCCCGCACCCCCATGGAGCATGTAGCCCCAAAGCCAGAGCCACACCTGGCGTCG CCCAAGCCCACATGTATGGTGCCTCCAATGCCCCACAGCCCGGTGAGTGGAGACAGtgtggaggaagaggaagaggaagagaagaaggtgTGTCTGCCCGGCTTCACTGGCCTCGTCAACCTAGGCAACACCTGCTTCATGAACAGCGTCATTCAGTCTCTGTCCAACACGCGGGAGCTGCGGGACTTCTTCCATG ACCGCTCCTTCGAGGCCGAGATCAACTACAACAACCCCCTGGGGACTGGTGGACGTCTAGCCATTGGCTTTGCTGTGCTGCTCCGGGCGCTGTGGAAGGGCACCCACCATGCCTTCCAGCCCTCCAAGTTGAAG GCCATCGTGGCGAGCAAGGCCAGCCAGTTCACAGGCTATGCCCAGCATGATGCCCAGGAGTTCATGGCTTTCCTGCTAGATGGGCTGCACGAGGACTTGAACCGCATTCAGAATAAGCCCTACACGGAGACCGTGGACTCAGATGGGCGGCCTGATGAG GTGGTGGCTGAGGAAGCCTGGCAGCGGCACAAGATGAGGAATGACTCTTTCATCGTGGACCTGTTTCAGGGCCAGTACAAATCGAAGCTGGTGTGCCCCGTGTGTGCAAAG GTCTCCATCACTTTTGACCCGTTCCTGTACCTGCCGGTGCCCTTGCCCCAGAAGCAAAAGGTTCTCCCTGTCTTCTATTTCGCCCGGGAGCCCCACAGCAAGCCCATCAAG TTTCTGGTGAGCGTCAGCAAGGAGAACTCCAGTGCAAGCGAAGTGTTGGACTCCCTGTCTCAGAGTGTCCACGTGAAACCTGAGAACCTGCGTCTGGCTGAG GTGATTAAGAATCGCTTCCACCGTGTGTTTCTGCCCTCCCACTCACTGGACACCGTGTCCCCGTCCGACACACTCCTCTGCTTCGAGTTGCTGTCCCCAGAGTTAGCCAAGGAGCGGGTGGTGGTGCTAGAGGTACAGCAG CGCCCCCAGGTGCCCAGCATCCCCATCTCCAAGTGTGCAGCCTGCCAGCGGAAGCAGCAGTCAGAGGACGAGAAGCTGAAGCGCTGTACCCGGTGTTACCGCGTGGGCTACTGCAACCA GCTCTGTCAGAAAACCCACTGGCCTGATCACAAGGGCCTCTGCCGCCCTGAAAACATCGGCTACCCTTTCCTGGTCAGTGTCCCCGCCTCACGCCTCACTTATGCCCGTCTCGCTCAGCTGCTAGAGGGCTATGCCCG GTACTCTGTGAGTGTGTTCCAGCCGCCCTTCCAGCCCGGCCGCATGGCCTTGGAGTCCCAGGGCCCTGGCTGCACCACGCTACTCTCCACTAGctccctggaggctggggacagTGACAGGGACCCCATTCAGCCACCAGAGCTCCAGTTGGTGACCCCTGTGGCTGAGGGGGACACTGGGGCCTCCCGGGCATGGGCATCCCCTGATCGGGGCCCTGTGCCCAGCACCAGCGGCATTTCTTCTGAGATGGTGGCCAGTGGGCCCATTGAAGTTGGCGCCTTGACTGTTGGTGAGAGGGTGTCCCGGCCTGAAG CTGCCGTGCCCGGGTACCAACACCCAAGTGAAGCCCTGAGCGCCCACACTCCCCAGTTCTTCATCTACAGAATTGACGCATCCAACCGAGAGCAGCGGCTAGAGGACAAAG GAGACGTCCCACTGGAGCTGGGGGACGACTGCAGCCTGGCCCTGGTCTGGCGCAACAACGAGCGCCTGCAGGAGTTCGTGTTGGTGGCCTCCAAGGAACTGGAGTGCGCTGAGGACCCTGGGTCTGCGGGCGAAGCTGCCCGCGCCGGCCACTTCACGCTGGACCAGTGCCTCAACCTCTTCACACGGCCGGAGGTGTTGGCACCTGAGGAGGCTTG GTACTGCCCCCAGTGCAAACAGCACCGCGAGGCCTCCAAGCAGCTGCTGCTGTGGCGCCTGCCCAACGTGCTCATCGTGCAGCTCAAGCGCTTCTCCTTCCGCAGCTTCATCTGGCGTGACAAGATCAACGACCTGGTGGAGTTCCCCGTCCG GAACCTGGACCTGGGCAAGTTCTGTATCGGTCAGAAAGAGGAGCAGCTGCCCAGCTACGACCTGTACGCCGTCATCAACCACTACGGGGGCATGATCGGCGGCCACTACACCGCCTGTGCGCGCCTGCCCAATGACCGCAGCAGCCAGCGCAGCGACGTGG GCTGGCGCCTGTTCGACGACAGCACGGTGACAACGGTAGACGAGAGTCAGGTGGTGACGCGTTACGCCTATGTCCTCTTCTACCGCCGGCGGAACTCTCCCGTGGAGAGGCCCCCCCGGGCAGGGCACTCTGAGCACCACCCTGAGCTCGGCCCTGCAGCTGAGTCCGCTGCCAGCCAG GCTTCCCGGATTTGGCAGGAGCTGGAGGCCGAGGAGGAGCCGGTACCCGAGGGGCCTGCGCCTCTGGGTCCCTGGGGGCCCCAAGACTGGGTGGGCCCCCCGCCACGTGGCCCTACCACACCAGACGAGGGCTGTCTCCGATACTTTGTTCTGGGCACCGTGGCAGCTTTGGTGGCCCTTGTGCTCAACGTGTTCTATCCTCTGGTATCCCAGAGCCCCTGGAGATGA